The Cydia amplana chromosome 11, ilCydAmpl1.1, whole genome shotgun sequence genome includes a region encoding these proteins:
- the LOC134652079 gene encoding cytochrome P450 6B7-like, with product MFTIIVLTIVVSIAIYLYGTRTFNYWKIRGVKHDKPYAFVGNNFRQFMHQSSLAMTATKLYKKYPNEKVVGYYRSSTPELIIRDPEIAKRIVSTDFEHFYARGLHPGRTLTEPLLKNLFFLDGDLWRLLRQRFTPAFSTGKLKAMFPLITERAEKLQQLAEEVAHLDSYDMRELMARYTTDFIGACGFGINMDSLSSENSEFRKLGKRIFQRTRVDALRGASKYLFPELFDKVHLLAPEIKESMRHLVLSVLKEKNYKPSGRNDFIDLLLELKEQGDMVGESMEKKNEDGTPIVINQTLDTDLMMAQVFVFFGAGFETSSSASSYLLHQLAFNPDCQVKVQEEIDKVLLKYDNILTYDAVREMNYLEMAFNEGMRMYPPVAFIYRECRSPKYTIPEIDLTIDEGVKIMIPTQAIHNDEKYFEDPEKFDPERFNQKNKKNRKYIYMPFGEGPRACVGARLGQMQAMAGVAAVLHKFSVEPAACSVRNPPPEPTAIVAESFVGGLPVKLKKRIK from the exons atgtttacgaTAATAGTTCTTACAATAGTGGTTTCTATTGCTATATACTTATACGGTACTCGGACGTTCAATTATTGGAAGATTCGGGGCGTGAAACATGACAAACCTTATGCATTTGTCGGGAATAATTTTCGCCAATTTATGCATCAATCTAGTTTAGCTATGACGGCAACAAAATTGTACAAGAAGTATCCCAACGAGAAAGTCGTTGGTTATTACAGAAGCTCAACCCCGGAACTAATTATAAGGGATCCAGAAATTGCTAAAAGGATAGTTAGCACCGACTTCGAGCACTTTTATGCAAGAGGATTACATCCCGGCAGAACGTTGACAGAACCGCTTCTGAAAAACTTGTTCTTTTTGGACGGAGATTTGTGGCGTTTGCTTCGACAAAGGTTTACGCCAGCGTTTAGCACTGGCAAGTTAAAGGCGATGTTTCCACTTATTACTGAAAGGGCAGAAAAATTACAACAATTAGCTGAAGAGGTAGCTCATTTGGATTCCTACGATATGCGAGAACTCATGGCAAGATACACCACCGATTTCATAGGAGCGTGCGGATTTGGAATTAACATGGATTCGCTGAGTTCTGAAAATTCTGAGTTTCGAAAACTTGGTAAGAGAATATTCCAGAGAACTCGAGTAGACGCTCTTAGAGGAGCAAGTAAGTACCTGTTTCCAGAATTATTCGATAAAGTACACTTGTTAGCTCCTGAAATCAAAGAATCCATGCGTCATTTAGTGTTGTCCGTATTAAAAGAGAAAAATTATAAACCATCAGGCAGAAACGATTTCATAGATTTATTGCTTGAACTTAAGGAACAAGGTGATATGGTTGGAGAGTCCatggagaaaaaaaatgaaGACGGCACTCCCATAGTAATTAATCAAACTCTAGATACAGACCTTATGATGGCACAAGTATTTGTTTTCTTTGGCGCAGGATTTGAGACATCGTCCAGCGCATCAAGTTATCTATTACATCAATTGGCATTTAATCCCGATTGTCAAGTGAAAGTACAAGAAGAAATTGATAAAGTGCTGCTTAAATACGATAATATATTAACATATGACGCTGTGAGAGAAATGAACTATTTAGAAATGGCTTTTAATGAGGGCATGAGAATGTATCCGCCTGTAGCATTCATTTATAGGGAGTGCAGATCTCCTAAATATACGATACCAGAGATTGACCTTACAATTGATGAAGGTGTAAAAATAATGATACCAACGCAAGCAATTCATAACgatgaaaagtattttgaagaCCCAGAAAAGTTTGACCCTGAAAGATTcaaccaaaaaaataaaaagaacaggaaatatatttatatgccATTTGGAGAAGGACCACGGGCGTGTGTTG gAGCTCGCCTGGGTCAAATGCAAGCTATGGCTGGTGTAGCAGCCGTTCTACACAAGTTCTCAGTCGAGCCCGCGGCCTGCTCCGTGAGGAACCCGCCGCCCGAACCCACTGCGATCGTTGCTGAGAGCTTTGTTGGAGGTCTTCCCGTCAAATTAAAGAAGCgaattaaataa